Proteins from a single region of Bos javanicus breed banteng chromosome 7, ARS-OSU_banteng_1.0, whole genome shotgun sequence:
- the LOC133251697 gene encoding FUN14 domain-containing protein 1-like, with protein MATRHLPPQEYESDGDSYKVLDLTEYARRQHWWNRVFAHSSGPIVEKYSVATQIAVGGVSGWCAGFLFQKVRKLAATAVGGGFLLLQMAGDGGYVQINWKRREKDVNKAKGWMKKRANKAAPEVSNVIEAATEFVRQNIVIASGLVGGFLPGLAS; from the coding sequence ATGGCAACCCggcacctccctccccaagaaTATGAAAGTGATGGTGACTCTTACAAAGTGTTGGATTTAACTGAGTATGCCAGAAGACAACACTGGTGGAATCGAGTGTTTGCCCATAGCTCCGGACCTATCGTAGAAAAATACTCAGTAGCCACCCAGATTGCAGTGGGTGGAGTGAGTGGCTGGTGTGCGGGATTTTTGTTCCAGAAAGTTCGAAAACTTGCAGCCACTGCGGTAGGTGGTGGCTTTCTTCTCCTTCAGATGGCCGGTGACGGTGGCTATGTGCAGATCAACTGGAAGAGACGTGAAAAAGATGTAAACAAAGCAAAAGGATGGATGAAGAAACGAGCAAATAAGGCAGCACCCGAAGTCAGTAATGTAATAGAAGCAGCAACAGAATTTGTCAGACAGAACATTGTTATAGCCAGTGGACTCGTGGGAGGCTTTTTGCCAGGCCTTGCATCTTAA